The following are encoded in a window of Microbacterium sp. LWO13-1.2 genomic DNA:
- a CDS encoding nitrite/sulfite reductase, translating to MTIEQPTPVRGARTRTARVPTKPHGQWLVDGTEPLNANEQFKLDDNGLNVRERIENEYAKGGFASIDPTDLHGRFRWWGLYTQRKPGIDGGRTAQLEPHELEDEYFMLRVRIDGGQLTTEQLRVIGEISTEFARDSADMTDRQNVQLHWIRVEDVPEIWRRLEGIGLSTTEACGDVPRVILGSPVAGIAADEIIDPTPQIHEIAERFIGDPTLANLPRKYKTAITGHPSQDVVHEINDCAFVAVVHPELGIGYDLWVGGALSVVPRLGERLGTFVAPERVAEVWHGITQIFRDYGYRRLRNKARLKFLLADWGTEKFREVLETEYLESPLPDGPAAPKPTSIGDHVGVHAQKDGRFFVGAAPLVGRVSGTTLTALADLAEAHGSQRVRTTPYQKLIVLDIPEENVESLVKGLDEIGLSARPSLFRRGTIACTGIEYCKLAIVETKANAAQAILQLEERLGALEPEIGRPITLHVNGCPNSCARIQTADIGLKGQLVLIDGEQVPGYQVHLGGGLAGVDREEAGLGRTVRGLKVAADGIADYAERVIRRYLADRENAESFAQWAHRADEEALQ from the coding sequence ATGACCATCGAGCAGCCGACGCCAGTCCGCGGTGCCCGCACGCGCACTGCCCGCGTACCAACGAAGCCGCACGGGCAGTGGCTCGTCGACGGCACCGAGCCCCTCAACGCGAACGAGCAGTTCAAGCTCGACGACAACGGGCTCAACGTGCGCGAGCGCATCGAGAACGAATACGCCAAGGGCGGCTTCGCTTCGATCGATCCGACCGACCTGCACGGACGCTTCCGCTGGTGGGGCCTCTACACGCAGCGCAAGCCCGGGATCGACGGCGGCCGCACCGCGCAGCTCGAGCCGCACGAGCTCGAGGACGAGTACTTCATGCTGCGGGTCCGCATCGACGGCGGCCAGCTCACCACCGAGCAGCTCCGCGTGATCGGCGAGATCTCCACCGAGTTCGCCCGCGACAGCGCCGACATGACCGACCGCCAGAACGTGCAGCTGCACTGGATCCGTGTCGAGGACGTGCCCGAGATCTGGCGCCGCCTCGAGGGGATCGGCCTGAGCACCACCGAGGCCTGCGGCGACGTGCCCCGCGTCATCCTCGGCTCCCCGGTCGCCGGCATCGCCGCCGACGAGATCATCGACCCGACCCCGCAGATCCACGAGATCGCCGAGCGCTTCATCGGCGACCCGACGCTCGCGAACCTCCCCCGAAAGTACAAGACCGCGATCACCGGCCACCCCAGCCAGGACGTCGTCCACGAGATCAACGACTGCGCCTTCGTCGCCGTCGTGCACCCCGAGCTCGGCATCGGCTATGACCTGTGGGTCGGCGGCGCCCTCTCCGTTGTCCCCCGTCTCGGCGAGCGCCTCGGCACCTTCGTCGCCCCCGAGCGGGTCGCCGAGGTCTGGCACGGCATCACCCAGATCTTCCGCGACTACGGCTACCGGCGCCTCCGCAACAAGGCCCGCCTGAAGTTCCTCCTCGCCGATTGGGGCACCGAGAAGTTCCGCGAGGTGCTCGAGACCGAGTACCTCGAGAGCCCTCTCCCCGACGGACCGGCCGCGCCCAAGCCGACCAGCATCGGCGACCACGTCGGCGTGCACGCGCAGAAGGACGGCCGCTTCTTCGTCGGCGCCGCTCCCCTCGTCGGACGCGTCTCCGGCACCACGCTCACCGCACTCGCCGACCTCGCCGAGGCGCACGGCTCGCAGCGGGTTCGCACCACGCCGTACCAGAAGCTCATCGTCCTCGACATCCCCGAAGAGAACGTCGAAAGCCTCGTGAAGGGCCTCGACGAGATCGGACTGTCAGCCCGGCCCAGCCTGTTCCGCCGCGGCACCATCGCCTGCACCGGCATCGAGTACTGCAAGCTCGCGATCGTCGAGACCAAGGCGAACGCCGCCCAGGCTATCCTCCAACTCGAAGAGCGCCTCGGAGCCCTCGAGCCCGAGATCGGCCGCCCGATCACCCTGCACGTGAACGGATGCCCGAACTCCTGCGCCCGCATCCAGACGGCCGACATCGGCCTGAAGGGCCAGCTCGTCCTGATCGACGGCGAGCAGGTACCCGGCTACCAGGTGCACCTCGGCGGCGGTCTCGCCGGCGTCGACCGCGAAGAAGCCGGTCTCGGCCGCACCGTGCGCGGCTTGAAGGTCGCGGCCGACGGCATCGCCGACTACGCCGAGCGGGTCATCCGCCGCTATCTCGCCGACCGCGAGAACGCGGAGAGCTTCGCGCAGTGGGCGCACCGAGCGGACGAGGAGGCCCTGCAGTGA